In the genome of bacterium, one region contains:
- a CDS encoding ABC transporter ATP-binding protein translates to MPPTEPHSAINPATADPSAGGVIVLRGVVKSFDKRPVLAGIDLDVARGETLVVIGKSGTGKSVLLKIIAGLIKPDAGTVAINGLRLDQVDRDTLMAIRLRMGFVFQGAALFDSLTIAQNVGLGLAETSHLYDDQIAAIVAERLEWVGLAGQGDKLPSQLSGGMRKRASLARAIAMDPEIVLYDEPTTGLDPVTAEGINDLIVSLRERLNVTAIAVTHDMHSAFKIGDRIAMLDGGQIIFSGSVAEARATDNALVRQFIAGTVADAARRP, encoded by the coding sequence ATGCCGCCGACAGAACCCCACAGCGCGATCAACCCGGCCACAGCCGATCCCTCCGCCGGCGGCGTGATTGTGCTGCGTGGGGTGGTCAAGTCCTTCGATAAGCGTCCGGTGCTGGCCGGGATCGATCTGGATGTGGCCCGCGGCGAAACTCTGGTGGTCATCGGCAAATCAGGCACCGGCAAAAGCGTCCTGCTCAAGATCATCGCCGGATTGATAAAACCCGACGCCGGCACCGTAGCGATCAACGGCCTCCGGCTCGACCAGGTCGACCGCGACACGCTGATGGCGATCCGTCTGCGCATGGGCTTCGTCTTTCAGGGGGCCGCGCTCTTCGACTCGCTCACCATTGCTCAGAATGTCGGGTTGGGGTTGGCTGAAACTTCGCACCTGTACGATGACCAGATTGCCGCCATTGTCGCCGAGCGTCTTGAGTGGGTCGGACTGGCCGGTCAGGGGGACAAGTTGCCGTCGCAACTCTCCGGCGGGATGCGCAAACGCGCCTCGCTGGCGCGTGCCATCGCGATGGATCCGGAGATTGTCCTCTACGATGAACCCACCACCGGGCTCGATCCGGTGACCGCCGAAGGCATCAATGACCTGATCGTGTCGTTGCGCGAGCGGCTGAATGTGACCGCGATCGCCGTCACCCATGACATGCACTCGGCGTTCAAAATCGGCGACCGGATTGCGATGCTCGACGGCGGGCAGATCATCTTCTCCGGGAGCGTCGCCGAGGCCCGTGCCACCGATAACGCGCTGGTGCGACAATTCATCGCCGGCACCGTCGCCGACGCCGCGCGGCGGCCCTGA
- a CDS encoding ABC transporter permease produces MRGFVRHIGRRWVNFVHYVGGVVIMLGRVLSTLPRLVRSWHLVVAQMLSVGVQSLPLVLLVSVFTGAVATWQAVYQFEGYVPMRYIGGAIGKTILLELGPVLTALVLTGRVGASMAAELGTMRVTEQIDALDVMGIDPVRYLVMPRIAAGFVMLPVLVLFANFVAIVGALVVAVVFGGISSEIFLNGFKLLFKTIDLNAGLLKAMVFGLIITTIGCYQGFNTKGGAEGVGRATTSAVVVSSALILIANYLMATILFRI; encoded by the coding sequence ATGCGCGGTTTTGTGCGTCATATCGGACGTCGCTGGGTCAACTTCGTCCACTATGTGGGCGGGGTGGTCATCATGCTCGGACGAGTCCTTTCGACCCTGCCGCGGCTGGTGCGCTCCTGGCACCTGGTGGTCGCGCAAATGCTGTCGGTGGGTGTGCAGTCGCTGCCGCTGGTGCTCCTGGTGTCGGTGTTTACCGGCGCGGTGGCCACCTGGCAGGCGGTCTATCAGTTCGAGGGGTATGTGCCGATGCGCTACATCGGCGGCGCCATCGGCAAGACCATCCTGCTGGAACTGGGGCCGGTGCTGACTGCCCTGGTCCTGACCGGACGGGTGGGCGCCTCGATGGCCGCCGAACTGGGCACGATGCGGGTGACCGAACAGATCGACGCGCTCGATGTGATGGGCATCGATCCGGTGCGCTACCTGGTCATGCCCCGCATTGCCGCCGGCTTCGTCATGCTCCCTGTGCTTGTGCTCTTCGCCAATTTTGTGGCGATTGTCGGAGCGCTGGTGGTGGCGGTGGTCTTCGGCGGGATTTCCAGTGAGATCTTCCTGAATGGGTTCAAGCTGCTGTTCAAAACCATCGATCTGAACGCGGGCCTGCTCAAGGCAATGGTGTTCGGACTGATCATCACGACCATCGGCTGTTATCAGGGATTCAACACCAAGGGCGGGGCGGAGGGGGTCGGACGCGCCACCACCAGCGCGGTGGTGGTCTCCTCGGCGCTCATCCTGATCGCTAACTACCTGATGGCCACCATCCTCTTTCGCATCTGA
- the fmt gene encoding methionyl-tRNA formyltransferase, whose protein sequence is MNLVFFGTADFGIPILQALLRSPRHRLVAAVTGPDKPRGRGQERQPTPVGQWLADTGFPRIVKPEDLRDPHLHRQLQAMGADAYVVVAYRILPEAIYTIPRFAFNLHASLLPAYRGAAPIQRAIMAGETETGVTTFLLRKQVDTGDILLQRSLAIDPEENCGELMARMATLGATVVLETLDGLERGDLVPQPQDPSKASPAPKITDEDLILTFAQPSERLINRVRALAPRPGGYTIFRGGAIKVLALRPYPDASLHSRPGAIVAVDKTLGPVVATADRCVTFDLIQPAGKKPMTGADFAHGHHPDVGESFTTPLSDPF, encoded by the coding sequence GTGAACCTCGTCTTCTTCGGCACCGCGGATTTTGGCATTCCGATATTGCAGGCGCTCCTGCGCAGCCCGCGCCATCGCCTGGTGGCGGCGGTGACCGGCCCTGACAAGCCGCGCGGACGCGGTCAGGAGCGGCAGCCGACACCGGTCGGACAATGGCTGGCCGATACGGGCTTCCCGCGCATTGTCAAGCCCGAGGACCTGCGCGATCCGCACCTGCATCGGCAGTTGCAGGCGATGGGAGCCGACGCCTATGTCGTCGTCGCCTACCGAATCCTCCCCGAGGCGATCTACACCATCCCGCGCTTTGCCTTCAATCTCCATGCCTCGCTTCTGCCGGCCTATCGCGGCGCCGCGCCGATCCAGCGCGCCATCATGGCCGGCGAAACCGAAACCGGCGTGACCACGTTCCTGCTGCGCAAGCAGGTCGACACCGGTGACATCCTCCTGCAACGCTCGTTGGCGATCGATCCGGAAGAGAATTGCGGCGAATTGATGGCGCGAATGGCGACCCTGGGCGCCACGGTGGTCCTCGAGACGCTGGACGGTCTGGAGCGCGGCGATCTGGTTCCGCAACCGCAGGACCCGTCGAAGGCCTCCCCGGCGCCGAAAATTACCGACGAGGACCTGATTCTGACCTTTGCCCAGCCGTCAGAGCGGCTGATCAACCGCGTCCGGGCGCTGGCCCCGCGTCCGGGCGGCTACACGATCTTCCGCGGCGGCGCGATCAAGGTGCTCGCGTTGCGGCCCTATCCCGACGCATCTTTACATTCACGCCCCGGCGCGATTGTCGCCGTCGACAAGACCCTGGGGCCGGTGGTCGCCACCGCCGACCGGTGCGTGACCTTTGATCTCATCCAGCCGGCCGGGAAAAAGCCGATGACGGGCGCCGATTTCGCCCATGGCCACCATCCCGATGTCGGCGAATCCTTCACCACGCCACTGAGCGATCCTTTCTAA
- the tgt gene encoding tRNA guanosine(34) transglycosylase Tgt has translation MTESPTRLSFTLRAVDGRARVGEFMVNGRVVETPVFMPVGTAGSVKALPPEDLAALGAQICLGNTYHLYLRPGVEIVRQAGGLHRFINWEAAILTDSGGYQVFSLQELRKIEPDGVRFRSHLDGSEHFFSPEGVFDIQAGLGSDIAMVLDVCTPYPADHEQAAKDLEVTLDWALQSKSRSDSLTGSYMSNMSNWSYSSLPALFGIVQGSVYADLRAASARRLVEIGFDGYAIGGLSVGEPKSAMWEMTEATVPHLPADRPRYLMGVGTPEDLIMGIDRGIDMFDCVLPTRAARHGTAFTPDGPLTVKAGRYSDDFTPLDAECTCPTCRGYTRAYIRHLFNAGEISAMILTTRHNLHFYLSVMRRARRAIRGSEWTSFRDGFLARYRSDAHNRS, from the coding sequence ATGACCGAATCCCCGACACGTCTGTCCTTCACGCTTCGCGCCGTCGATGGCCGCGCGCGTGTCGGCGAATTCATGGTCAACGGACGGGTGGTTGAGACTCCGGTCTTCATGCCGGTGGGAACCGCCGGTTCGGTCAAGGCCCTGCCGCCGGAGGATCTGGCGGCGCTCGGCGCACAGATCTGTCTGGGAAACACCTACCACCTCTACCTGCGACCCGGCGTCGAGATTGTGCGCCAAGCGGGGGGGCTGCATCGATTCATCAACTGGGAGGCCGCCATCCTGACCGACTCGGGCGGCTACCAGGTCTTCAGTCTGCAGGAGTTGCGGAAGATCGAACCCGATGGCGTGCGCTTCCGCTCGCACCTCGATGGTTCGGAGCACTTCTTCTCGCCGGAGGGAGTCTTCGACATCCAGGCGGGACTGGGCAGCGACATCGCCATGGTCCTCGATGTCTGCACCCCCTATCCCGCCGACCACGAGCAGGCCGCCAAAGATCTGGAAGTGACGCTTGATTGGGCACTTCAATCAAAGTCCCGAAGCGACTCATTGACAGGCAGTTATATGTCCAATATGTCCAATTGGTCCTATTCTTCTCTCCCCGCGCTCTTCGGCATCGTCCAGGGCTCGGTCTATGCGGACCTGCGCGCTGCTTCAGCTCGGCGGCTGGTGGAAATCGGCTTTGATGGCTATGCCATCGGCGGGCTTTCGGTCGGGGAGCCGAAGTCGGCGATGTGGGAAATGACCGAAGCGACAGTGCCGCATCTGCCGGCCGATCGGCCGCGGTATCTGATGGGCGTGGGGACCCCCGAAGACCTGATTATGGGCATCGACCGTGGAATTGACATGTTTGACTGTGTGCTGCCCACACGCGCGGCGCGTCACGGCACGGCCTTCACCCCCGATGGCCCGCTGACGGTCAAAGCCGGGCGCTACAGCGATGATTTCACGCCGCTTGATGCTGAATGCACCTGCCCGACCTGTCGCGGCTACACGCGCGCCTATATCCGCCACCTGTTCAACGCCGGCGAGATCAGCGCAATGATATTGACCACACGCCACAATTTGCATTTCTACCTGTCCGTCATGCGCCGGGCGCGCCGGGCCATCCGCGGGAGTGAATGGACCTCATTCCGCGACGGTTTCCTGGCCCGTTACCGGTCGGACGCACACAACCGTTCATAA
- the yajC gene encoding preprotein translocase subunit YajC yields the protein MIHWLLAMAPPPSDGSSPNPLLTFLPFLLMIVVVWFLLIRPQRKRAKEHTAMLSSLQKGDRVVTNSGMIGVIVGFNEPENIVVLKVGDDTKVEFLKSAVAGKLDR from the coding sequence GTGATACACTGGCTGCTGGCGATGGCGCCGCCCCCGTCCGATGGCTCCTCGCCCAATCCGCTTCTGACGTTCCTGCCGTTCCTGCTCATGATCGTCGTGGTCTGGTTCCTGCTCATCCGGCCGCAGCGCAAGCGCGCCAAGGAGCACACCGCGATGCTCTCGTCGCTGCAGAAGGGCGACCGGGTGGTGACCAACTCCGGGATGATCGGGGTGATTGTCGGCTTCAACGAGCCCGAGAATATCGTGGTGTTGAAGGTCGGCGATGACACCAAAGTCGAGTTTCTCAAGTCGGCGGTCGCCGGCAAACTGGACCGATAA
- a CDS encoding tail fiber domain-containing protein, with protein sequence MRIVPAVLCAVAGVLLQSTAAQSAAPTRMTIQGRLTDVLGAPLPAGPRNFLFRIYDDSSSGNPIWPAGGAEAQSIDCNAAGLWSAEIGAVAPLAEAVFAGENRWLEIDVEGYVLPRVRLVTSPYAQRVATVDSAMGGVLQSSLTIGRTHTVTGTHTFVAGDSNEVSGNFTTVAGGRHHIGASDHSTIGGGDSNWVFPGTPGAGHQTVGGGLYNLVFADGGTIGGGIHNAVWAPYAVVSGGAFNTSGGMASSVPGGYGCVAVGSYSLTAGRRAYAPLTGMFVWADAASDSLFPKPNDPNLIPGANFFCCRTTGGAFFATGIDSLGAITSSSWLPAGSGSWVAFSDKNAKHGFEPVDSDALLHKVAALPISEWSYNSQRDSVRHIGPMAQDFHAAFGVGEDERYISPIDEAGVALAAIQALTRRLAEKDSEIAELRSQLRDILRRLDERSATR encoded by the coding sequence ATGCGTATCGTCCCTGCTGTACTCTGCGCTGTGGCTGGCGTACTTCTCCAGTCCACCGCTGCGCAGTCTGCCGCTCCGACTCGAATGACAATTCAGGGGAGACTGACCGATGTCCTGGGTGCGCCGCTTCCAGCCGGACCCCGGAACTTCCTATTTCGCATCTACGACGACTCATCCTCGGGCAATCCCATCTGGCCGGCCGGCGGCGCCGAGGCGCAATCGATTGACTGCAATGCCGCGGGTCTGTGGAGCGCCGAAATCGGCGCGGTTGCACCACTCGCCGAAGCCGTCTTTGCCGGTGAGAATCGGTGGCTGGAGATCGATGTGGAAGGGTATGTCTTGCCCCGCGTTCGTTTGGTCACTTCTCCATATGCCCAACGTGTGGCAACGGTGGACAGCGCGATGGGAGGGGTGCTTCAATCCTCGCTGACGATAGGAAGAACGCACACGGTCACCGGCACCCATACGTTTGTGGCGGGAGACAGCAACGAGGTTTCGGGCAATTTCACCACGGTTGCCGGCGGACGGCACCACATTGGGGCTTCCGATCATTCGACGATCGGCGGAGGGGACAGCAACTGGGTCTTCCCTGGCACGCCTGGCGCCGGCCATCAGACCGTTGGGGGCGGGCTATACAACCTGGTCTTTGCAGACGGCGGGACCATTGGCGGCGGAATTCACAATGCCGTGTGGGCTCCATACGCCGTGGTTTCCGGAGGTGCGTTCAACACCTCCGGCGGCATGGCGTCATCGGTCCCGGGCGGCTATGGCTGCGTGGCTGTGGGTAGCTATTCGCTGACCGCGGGCCGACGCGCCTATGCGCCCCTGACGGGGATGTTCGTGTGGGCTGATGCTGCCAGCGACAGCTTGTTTCCGAAACCGAACGACCCCAATCTCATTCCGGGCGCCAATTTCTTTTGTTGCCGGACGACGGGCGGCGCCTTTTTCGCGACCGGGATTGACTCCCTCGGCGCGATCACAAGTTCTTCCTGGCTGCCAGCGGGCAGCGGCAGCTGGGTCGCGTTTTCCGATAAGAACGCCAAACACGGATTCGAACCAGTCGACTCCGATGCGCTCCTGCACAAGGTCGCCGCTCTGCCCATCTCAGAATGGAGCTACAATTCTCAGCGAGACTCGGTTCGTCACATCGGTCCGATGGCACAAGACTTCCATGCGGCCTTCGGCGTCGGCGAAGACGAACGCTATATCTCTCCGATTGACGAAGCGGGGGTCGCGCTGGCCGCCATACAGGCGCTGACGCGGCGACTTGCGGAAAAAGACAGCGAAATCGCGGAGCTCCGCAGTCAACTGCGTGACATCCTCAGGCGATTGGATGAGCGGTCAGCGACCCGATGA
- a CDS encoding peptide deformylase — MRRLWSTRTDTVRLFDDAVLRAPVRDVTDFGASLRALIDRLLRVQRRERAVGVAATQIGESWNVFVLNGAELRRGGKQEVYVNPRILREEGQDTDEEGCLSFPGLFIPVVRPQRVEIEALDADGRRFTREGAGLRARAFSHETDHLLGRLIVDRVDPELRESVLARMRALRRKQV; from the coding sequence ATGCGCCGTCTGTGGTCGACCAGAACCGACACGGTCCGTCTGTTCGACGATGCCGTCCTGCGTGCGCCGGTGCGCGATGTGACCGATTTCGGCGCGTCGTTGCGCGCGCTCATCGACCGCCTGTTGCGCGTCCAGCGCCGAGAACGCGCCGTGGGTGTCGCCGCCACCCAGATCGGCGAGTCGTGGAATGTCTTTGTGCTCAACGGCGCCGAACTTCGCCGCGGCGGCAAGCAGGAAGTCTACGTCAACCCGCGCATCCTCCGCGAGGAGGGGCAGGACACCGATGAGGAGGGCTGCCTGTCGTTTCCGGGGCTGTTCATTCCGGTGGTGCGCCCGCAACGGGTCGAGATCGAGGCGCTCGATGCCGATGGCCGGCGTTTCACCCGCGAGGGCGCCGGGTTGCGCGCGCGGGCCTTCAGCCATGAAACCGACCACCTGCTGGGGCGTTTAATCGTTGACCGTGTCGATCCCGAGCTGCGGGAGTCGGTCCTCGCCCGTATGAGGGCGCTACGGCGCAAACAGGTATAG
- the radA gene encoding DNA repair protein RadA, with protein sequence MKSNPSKTFYACANCGSVFARWAGQCPDCGAWDTLHEEKATGGVRGVEKGARKRREAPATQTIGEIAIDTAAVIATGISEFDNVLGGGAMPGSTVLIGGEPGIGKSTLLLQIAGRMAKRGIPTLYVSGEESAGQIKHRAQRLGVPDDLHILTETQLTDILSAADAMTPRPRALVIDSIQTTFDPQWQSPPGTVSQVRECAAAISDWAQAHNAVAFLIGHVTKEGFIAGPKVLEHLVDTVLQFEGDRRQWIRILRCLKNRFGSTNEVGLFEMNEKGLAEVTDPSGHFLSGEPASLHAPGSAVAVAMEGRRPLLLEIQALVGQGGGVPQRVVSGFDPRRSAILIAILQNIGGLSLNGRDIFVNITGGFVTDEPAVDLAAAVAIASSTLKRPAPSRTVFIGELGLAGEIRGVPQMRQRLIEAAKIGFQTAIIPAMNARDVQSGDIEARPIARIDQALGML encoded by the coding sequence ATGAAGTCCAATCCTTCCAAGACCTTCTACGCCTGCGCCAATTGCGGATCGGTGTTTGCCCGCTGGGCGGGGCAATGCCCCGATTGCGGCGCCTGGGACACCCTCCACGAAGAAAAGGCCACCGGCGGTGTGCGCGGTGTCGAGAAGGGCGCGCGCAAGCGGCGCGAGGCGCCCGCCACCCAGACCATCGGCGAAATCGCCATCGACACCGCCGCGGTGATTGCCACCGGCATCAGCGAGTTTGATAACGTCCTCGGCGGCGGCGCGATGCCCGGATCGACCGTGTTGATCGGCGGCGAACCCGGCATCGGCAAATCGACCCTGCTTTTGCAGATCGCCGGACGCATGGCCAAGCGCGGCATTCCGACGCTCTATGTCTCCGGCGAGGAGTCGGCGGGACAAATCAAGCATCGCGCCCAGCGTCTGGGTGTCCCCGATGATCTGCACATCCTGACCGAGACCCAGCTGACCGACATTCTCTCTGCCGCCGATGCGATGACCCCCCGCCCGCGGGCGCTGGTGATCGATTCGATCCAGACCACCTTCGATCCGCAATGGCAAAGCCCGCCGGGCACGGTGTCGCAGGTGCGCGAATGCGCCGCGGCGATCAGCGACTGGGCGCAGGCGCACAACGCGGTCGCCTTCCTGATCGGGCATGTCACAAAGGAAGGCTTCATCGCCGGCCCCAAGGTGCTCGAGCATCTGGTCGACACCGTCCTGCAATTCGAGGGGGACCGCCGCCAGTGGATCCGTATCCTGCGCTGTCTGAAAAACCGCTTCGGCTCGACCAACGAGGTCGGCCTCTTTGAAATGAACGAGAAGGGGCTGGCCGAGGTGACCGATCCGTCCGGCCATTTCCTCTCCGGCGAGCCGGCCTCGCTGCATGCCCCCGGTTCGGCGGTGGCGGTGGCGATGGAGGGAAGGCGTCCGTTGCTGCTGGAGATTCAGGCGCTGGTCGGTCAGGGGGGAGGAGTGCCGCAGCGGGTGGTCTCCGGTTTTGATCCGCGTCGCAGCGCCATTCTCATTGCCATCCTCCAGAATATCGGCGGGCTCTCGCTCAATGGCCGCGACATCTTCGTCAACATCACCGGCGGTTTCGTCACCGATGAGCCGGCGGTCGATCTGGCCGCCGCGGTGGCCATCGCCTCATCGACCCTCAAACGTCCCGCCCCATCCCGCACCGTCTTCATCGGTGAGCTTGGCTTGGCCGGCGAGATTCGCGGCGTGCCGCAGATGCGTCAGCGCCTCATCGAAGCCGCCAAGATCGGTTTCCAGACCGCGATCATCCCCGCCATGAACGCCCGCGACGTGCAAAGCGGCGACATCGAAGCCCGCCCGATCGCCCGTATTGATCAGGCGTTGGGGATGTTGTAG